CAAAGGAGCAAGTCTTGTCCGGCCGAGTAGTCAGCTCAGCCTGTCAGACCGACGCACTCACACCGTTCATCCGACACTCCCGCCGGCCCTGTAGGACGGTGGTGACGAGTACTAGGCTGGCTTCACGAACCGTCACGGCAAGGGTTGTGGACATGGGGTTGATGAAGCGTCTCTCGGACGTCTTCCGGGCCAAGGCGAACAAAGCCCTGGACAGGGCCGAGGATCCACGGGAAACCCTCGACTACTCATACGAGCGTCAACTCGAGATGCTGCAGCAGGTCCGTCGCGGCGTCGCCGACGTCGCGACGTCGCGGAAGCGAGTCGAGCTGCAGGCCCAGCAGTTGCAGCAGAAGGGCGCCAAGCTGCAAGATCAGGCGCGTCAGGCGCTGGAAGCCGGACGTGAGGACATCGCCCGAGAGGCACTGTCCCGCCGTCAGGCGCTCACCGCCCAGTTGCAGGACCTGAAAGGCCAGCACGAGCAGTTGCAGGCCGAGGAGACCAAGCTGAGCCAGGCGGCCAGCCGTCTGCAGGCCAAGGTCGACGCCTTCCGCACCCGCAAGGAGACCATCAAGGCGACGTACACGGCCGCAGAGGCCCAGACCAAGGTCGGCGAGGCGCTCGGGGGCATCAGCGAAGAGATGAGCGACGTCGGTCTGGCGATGCAGCGCGCCGAGGACAAGACATTGCAGATGCAGTCGCGCGCCGGTGCGATCGACGAGCTGATGGCGTCAGGCGCGTTGGACGACCTGTCGGCATCGTCTGATCCGATCCAGGCGGAGCTCGACAAGATCGCCGCCACGTCCGACGTCGACGACGAGCTCGAGGCGATGAGGGCTCAACTCGGCAGCGGCTCGTCCTCGTTCGAACTGGGCCGGGGAGACACTGGCGAGCAGCCCGAGAAGGAGCGTGACCGATGATCGTGCGCATCCTCGGCGAAGGCCAGTTCGACGTCCCGGAGTCGGCGATCGAGGCGTTGAACGAGTTGGACGACGAGTTGATCGCAGCGGTTGAGGCCGGTGACACAGACCGGTTCACGAGCATGCTCGGTGCGCTGTTGGCCGAGGTGCGCAGCCACGCCGCGCCCCACGCCCTCGACACGCTGGACCAGTCCGACCTCGTGCTGCCGGGTCCCGACTCCAGCATGGAACAGGTTCGAGAGCTACTCGGCGAGGAGGGTCTCATCCCCGGATAGGCGGCTAGGCTGGCCGCCAAGGGAGGACCCAGCATGGCCCGTACCCGTTTTCCCGCTGACGCCGGCCTCACCAGCCGGATGGCCTTGGTGATGTTCCTGCTCGGCGCGCTGTTCGTAGCAGTGTTCGTCGGCGTGCTCGTCTACGCGCAGAGCGTGGTGCTGGCACTGCTGATCGGGGGAGGCCTGCTTGCCGCCCAGTACTTCGGCAGCGACAAGATCGCTATGGCCTCGATGCGCGCCCGCGAGGTGTCGGCCGAGCAGGCACCAAAGCTGCACGGCATCATCGACCGGCTGTGCGCGCTGGCCGACATGCCCAAGCCGCGCGTGGCGATGGCCGACACGCCGATCCCCAACGCGTTCGCGACAGGGCGCAACGAACAGCACGCCGTGGTCTGCGTGACCACCGGACTGATGCAGCGGCTCGACGAGTCCGAGGTCGAGTCGGTACTGGCCCACGAGCTCAGCCACATCGCCCATCGTGACGTGATGGTCATGACCATCGCCGGGTTCCTCGGCATGGTCGCCGGCCTTGTGCTGCGTTTCGCCTACTACTCCAGCCTCTTCGGCGGTGGTCGCCGGCGCGACGACCAGGGCGTGCCGGTCGTTCTGGTGGTCATGGTCGGCTCGGTCATCGTGTATGCCATAAGCTTCCTGCTCACCCGTGCGCTTTCGCGCTACCGGGAGCTGTCGGCCGACCGCGCCGCAGCGGTGCTGACCGGCCGCCCGTCGACGCTCGCGTCGGCGTTGACCAAGGTGAGCGGGCAGATGGCGAGCATCCCGACACGGGACCTGCGTTCGGCTGAACCGGTCAGCTCGCTGCTGTTCGCACCGGCGTTGTCGCGCAAGGCCAAGGGTGGCCCGAGCCTGTCGGCGATCTTCTCCACCCACCCGCCGCTGGAGCAGCGTCTGGACCAGCTCGCGAGGATCGAGGCCGACATGGGCAGGTCGGCCTGACGCTCATGGGGCTTCTCGACAAGATTCTCGGCAGGACCAACGCCAAACCGTCGAACCTGGACGCGCTGTTCGGCGTGACGGGGGCTGCGGTGACGCTGGAGGCCTCGATCGGACTGCGGCCTGCTGGACAGGCGGCGGTGTCGTTCAAGCCTGCGACCGGACCGGCGTTCTCCGAAACCCTCACGGAGGTCGACGAGCTCGTCCGCTTCGCCGCGCAGCAGGCGGACATGACCGTCTCTACCAGCGACGACGACTTCGGCTACCGCTGGTACACCCTGACCGACGACGACGTCGAGGACCTGGTCACCAGCACCCACATGATCAACCGCTCGCTCGACGAGCGCGGCTTCGGCCCGCAACTGCTGTGCAGCGTGTTTGCGTTCACCGGCGAACAGGGCGTATGCCACCTGGTGTACCTGTTCAAACGCGGAACGTTCTATCCCTTCGCGCCGCGCAGCGGTCAGCGTCGCGACAACGAACTCGAGCTGCGGGTGCGGGGCGCACTCGGCAGTGACCTGCCGGTCGAGGCGGACACGTCACGATGGTTCGCCCTCTGGGGTCTGCCGTTGCAGATCGCCGAAGGCTGACCTGGTGCGAGCTACCTCAGGCTCTCATGTACATGTGGGCCAGCTCACAGCACCTGGATAGCGCGTTGCCGCCTCCGGCGCGGATCGCGGTCGCGCAAAGCGCGTGGTTGGGTTTGGGCCGCCCGCGGTGGAACAGCAGGGCAAGGGGCCATCGCCGCGAACAGCGTCTCCAGGCCGAGGTCCTCGGCGAGCGCGTCCGCGCCCGGCGGCAGCTCACTGGTTGATGTCGCGGTTGCGGTGCATCAGGTGGGCCTTCATGCG
This is a stretch of genomic DNA from Euzebyales bacterium. It encodes these proteins:
- a CDS encoding PspA/IM30 family protein codes for the protein MGLMKRLSDVFRAKANKALDRAEDPRETLDYSYERQLEMLQQVRRGVADVATSRKRVELQAQQLQQKGAKLQDQARQALEAGREDIAREALSRRQALTAQLQDLKGQHEQLQAEETKLSQAASRLQAKVDAFRTRKETIKATYTAAEAQTKVGEALGGISEEMSDVGLAMQRAEDKTLQMQSRAGAIDELMASGALDDLSASSDPIQAELDKIAATSDVDDELEAMRAQLGSGSSSFELGRGDTGEQPEKERDR
- the htpX gene encoding zinc metalloprotease HtpX translates to MARTRFPADAGLTSRMALVMFLLGALFVAVFVGVLVYAQSVVLALLIGGGLLAAQYFGSDKIAMASMRAREVSAEQAPKLHGIIDRLCALADMPKPRVAMADTPIPNAFATGRNEQHAVVCVTTGLMQRLDESEVESVLAHELSHIAHRDVMVMTIAGFLGMVAGLVLRFAYYSSLFGGGRRRDDQGVPVVLVVMVGSVIVYAISFLLTRALSRYRELSADRAAAVLTGRPSTLASALTKVSGQMASIPTRDLRSAEPVSSLLFAPALSRKAKGGPSLSAIFSTHPPLEQRLDQLARIEADMGRSA